The genomic segment TGTCGGTGTCGAGGAAGATGACGCCCTGCTCCTCCAGGTCCTCACGGATCTGGTGGTAGACGACCTCGGACTCGTACTGGGCGGCGACACCGGCGACGAGACGCTGCTTCTCGGCCTCCGGGATGCCCAGCCGGTCATAGGTGTTCTTGATGTCCTCGGGCAGATCCTCCCAGGAAGCGGCCTGCTTCTCGGTGGAGCGCACGAAATACTTGATGTTGTCGAAATCAATGCCGCTGAGGTCCGAGCCCCAGGTCGGCATGGGCTTCTTGCCGAACAGTTTCAGACCCTTGAGCCGCAGCTTCAGCATCCACTCCGGCTCGGATTTCTTCGCGGAGATGTCGCGCACGACATCCTCGTTGATTCCACGCCGGGCGTTGGTGCCGGCGTCGTCCGAGTCGGACCAGCCGAACTCGTACGTGCCCAGCCCATCGAGTTCCGGGTGCGTGGTCTCCGTGGGAGCAGTCATGCGGGGTTCCTCCCGGCCGTACTGGCGGATGCGTTGTTCACTGCGGTATCGGTATTCACTGCGGTACCGGCCTGCTGTCTCTGCTGGTGTTGCGGGTGCTGCGGGATGTACGTCGTGCAGACGCCGTCGCCGTGGGCGATGGTGGCCAGCCGCTGGACGTGGGTTCCCAGCACGTGGGAGAAGACCTCGGCCTCCGCCTCGCACAGCTGCGGGAACTCCTCGGCGATGTGCGCCACCGGGCAGTGGTGCTGGCACAGCTGCTCGCCGGCGGGCTCCCGCGCGCCGGAGACGGCCGACGCACTGCGGGTGGTAGCAGCGTACCCGTCCTCACTCAAGGCCTTGGCGAGCGCCTGGGTGCGCTGGGCGGGGTCCGCCGCGTCGACGGCGGCACGGTAGCGGTCCGCCTGCTTGGCGACCCGGGCCCGGGCGAACGCGGTGACCGCGGCATCGCCCAGCTCCCCGCCACCGGCGGACTGCGCGATCCAGCGCAGCGCGTCGGCCGCGATCTGGTCGTAGGCCTGGTCGAAGGCGTCGCGCCCGCAGTCGGTGAGCGAGAAGACCTTGGCGGGGCGTCCTCGGGTGCGTGCCCCGTAGACCC from the Streptomyces sp. RKAG293 genome contains:
- a CDS encoding MarR family transcriptional regulator, producing the protein MKNVGAAQEEQTTGERSTRNRVARSILDHGPSTTADLAERLGLTQAAVRRHLDHLVAENIVEPREQRVYGARTRGRPAKVFSLTDCGRDAFDQAYDQIAADALRWIAQSAGGGELGDAAVTAFARARVAKQADRYRAAVDAADPAQRTQALAKALSEDGYAATTRSASAVSGAREPAGEQLCQHHCPVAHIAEEFPQLCEAEAEVFSHVLGTHVQRLATIAHGDGVCTTYIPQHPQHQQRQQAGTAVNTDTAVNNASASTAGRNPA